TCGGTGAAATCCGATTATAAAAACTTGAAGAAGCAATTAGAAAGCGCATAGATCTAAAGCTCAGCCTAAACAGGACTGGGCTTTTCCTCTTGTCATCATTTAAATCTAACCTTCATCCGGTCATGATTACTTGATGGGGTGCCATTTAGATTGGATGTACAATTCGGACAGCGTGAAGCTAAACTTGATATCGTTGTATAACAATAAGAGCATGTTGTAAATCTAGTTTGTTCAATCGGTACATTTCTTACCTTATTCACTTGTATGATGAACAAATAGACTGCAAATGCAACAATAAGAAAGTGTATGAGTGTTTCTATGAAAAGACCTACATTGATTGTGGCTGCCCCAGCAGCTTGAGCATCCTGTAGGGAGGCATATTTCGTCCCGGAGAGATTCAAATACAACTCAGAAAAATCTGTACTGCTTAATAAAAGGCCGATTGGTGGCATGACAATATCGGATACGAACGACTGTACAATTTTACTGAAAGCTGTACCTATGATAATTCCTATTCCCATATCCACAACATTTCCTCGTAACAAGAACTCTTTCAATCCATACAAAAATCTCATTCTTTGTCCTCCCCCCTGTTATCACTATATGAATCCTTGTACAAGATATGTTTTCCTATAAATCTATTAATTTCCAAGTTGTTAGACCTCTTATGTCATGTTATACTCAAAAAGGATTGAAATCGCTTTCATACCAATACCTTTAGGAGGTTCACCACATTGACGAAACCATTTATTAGAACGTTAAATTTGAAGGACTACACACATGGAGACTCACAATCTCGCCAAGCATTCTCTGAAGAGTTTGCAGCTGGACTTAAGGATATCGGATTCATCATTCTTGAAGGACATGGTGTAGATCATAAATTGATCGACAAAAACTATGAGCTATGGGAAAAGTTATTCAGCATGGATACTGAAACGAAGCAAAAGTACGAAGGTATCGATGGTGGACAACGTGGTTATACAGGATTCGGTAAAGAGCATGCAAAGAACCGTACTGTCGGTGACTTGAAAGAATTTTGGCATACAGGACAGGAACTTCCTCATGGGCACCCTCTAACTTCTGAGTACCCTTCAAACGTATGGCCAGATGAAATTCCAGAACTACGTAAAAATGCATTGAACTTCTACCGTGAACTTGAAAGAGTTTCACGCAACATGCTTGAAGCACTTGCGATGCACTTCGATCTTCGCAAAGATTTCTTTGCAGATATGTTGAAAGATGGAAACAGCATTCTTCGCTCTATCCATTATCCTAAGTTGGACGAGTCAATGGATCCAAATGCAATCCGTGCTGCTGAGCATGAAGATATTAACTTAATTACATTGTTGGTTGAATCTACTGCTTCAGGACTTGAGCTTCTTACACGTGATGGTGAATGGATGGAAGTTAAGGCTGAAAAAGGACAAATCATCGTAGATGCTGGAGACATGCTTTCTCGCATTACGAACGAAGTCATTCCTGCAACAACTCACCGCGTTGTGAACCCTGTTGGAGAAAATACTTCACGTTATTCTATGCCTTTCTTCGTGCACCCTTACAGCAGCTGCTTGTTAGAAACAATTCCTGCTACAGTGACGAAGGACAACCCTGAAAAGTATCCTGCTATAACTGCAGGCGACTTCTTATATGAAAGATTGGTTGAAATCGGCCTAATTAAAGCTTAAGCTTACTTTTTAAAAGCAAAGTCCCTACACGATTGTGTAGGGACTTTTTTTATGCAGCAATTTTCTGATTGTATTTTTGCATTGGTTTTCTTACGGCTATTCCGTAAGATCCTATTCCGAAAATGGTGATGAAGCCCGCTCCTGCTAACACTGCAGAGAGAAAGTCTACATATAGCTGCTTCATGACAGTTTCCACGTAATCAGAAAGAGGTGAGAACAACTCTGGGAAATCAATCCCTGTATTCATCCAATCAATCCCAATGATATGGAGGATGACTGCCGTAACGGCTAGCGATATACCCGATACAATACATGCTCCCGATAGCCAGCTTAACGTTGTACGAACATTTCTGAGGACTAAGAAACTGAATCCTATAAGCGTAAGTAATGACAATGCACAAATCAACAATAGTGAATTGATCCGATCATAATGTGTTTTTAATTGGTCGATTGAGTCTGATTTTACATTCATTATGGATGACCATTCAAGCTCATCAACGAATTTGTCTACATAAATCACTCTGTTATTGAGCGATGATTCCTGATTGATTTCTTCAAGTAATATCAATCGTATATCGCTAATGTTGAGAGGCTCAAGCTCCGTGTCTTTTTCAAGTATATAATCCCAAATGTCTGTCTCAATGTAATTCATCATCTCTTTGACCCTGTTTATGGTCATTTGCTCTCTTATTACTTTTTCAAAAGTTGGGTTAAGTGCGTCGTCTGAAGTGATTTCCTTCAGTTCATCTGTTTCTTGTATTGCAACAGGTAAAATCTCTTGTAATTCTGAATATGCTCCTGTCCCATCTAGCTTGTCTATCGTACTGTATGGGTCCAAAACGGTTTGTTTAAAAGCAAGTAGAAGAAAGGTTGTCGTCAGCAAACTGAAGATCAACGTATACAAAATGACCGCGGGGATTTGGCGTATGATTTTTCGAAACACAATAACACTTCCTTGATATAAGTCTCCTGTTAAAATTCTCCACCAAACAGAACAAGTCCTTTGTTTTGATCTCATTCGCGCCTAAAAAAGGTACCCATGCACTGGATACCTTTTTCGTCGATTATAGTTTGCTTCCTACGATAGGCTTCGGTTTTTCCTTTCCATTGTTCGGTGGTCCGAGACTAACGACTAGATCACCTATTTCAGGATTAACTTCTCCTTCTTGGAAGTAGAATGTAACCTTTCCACCTTTAACAATGTAGAGCAGAATCGTGTCATCGTTCCGCTCAGCTAAATATTGTTTGTACGTATACTTTTCTGTAAGCTTTGTTTTACGAATGACATGTCCGCATTCGACTCGTTTATTCAACTCTTCCCATGTAGCACCTTTTTTGAAGAGAATCTTCCCTCCAATTGTATGAACGAGATCTTCTAGATCATCAATATGATCATTGTGAAGACATAATTGATATAGATTGTTCCGACCGAATTCAGGCACAAAATTCGTACAGACAAGCGCGTTATAAGAATCGATTTCAGTCATCGCAATCAACTGTTCATAAGGTGTATAGTCTAAATGGTATTCGGTATGTTCCGATAGTATCTCTCCATGATAGGAAGATACGCCCGCCTTTCGAGCTGTAATTAAACGCTCCCAAGATGAGTCCGCAACCATAGTGGAGATATTTAATTCTTCAAAAGACTTCGCTAAAGCCGTACTAAAGCTACTCCCTCCAACGATCAGAATTCCTGGTTTTCCTTCGACAGCAAGGTCTAGCTTTTTCGCGAGTGGCACGATTGAAAATCCATGGACGACAACTGTTGCAAATACAAGCGCAAATGTGAGCGGAATTAACAGCTTTGCGTCTTCAAACCCTTGATTAAGTAATACACTTGCAAAATATCCTGATACGGTAAGGGCAACAATTCCACGCGGGGCAATCCAACCGACTAAGATTTTTTCTTTAAGCGTCAAATCCGTTCCGATTGTAGAAAGTGCAATGGAAATCGGACGTACGATAAACAGCATCAACACGACGAACAAAATAATTTTCCAATTCAGGATCTCAAGTAATGTTTCAAGCGATAGTGATGCCGTAAGCATGATAAAGATAGTTGAGATTAGAAGTACTGAAATGTTTTCTTTAAAGTTTCTCATATCGTCAATGGAAGATATGTGCATATTCGCAAGTACTAGCCCCATTACGGTTACGGCTAGTAAGCCGGTTTCATGCACAATTTCATCTGTAATTGTGAAACAAGCGATTACGACGGTGAATACCATCGGTGATTTAAGGAATTCTGCTACATATCCTTGTTCAAACATCCAGCCGACTAGCTTCGCACACAACCATCCAAACAATGCGGCGAACACAGAACCTAGGAAGAAGAAAAATAAGACAGTTGCTGTAACTTCTTCAGATGAGAAGAATTTAATGATTTCAAATGCAAATACGGCAAGTAGCGCGCCAATCGGGTCCACTACAATTCCTTCCCACTTTAAAATCGTCGCTGGTCTAGATTTTAACTTCGCCTGCCTCAAGAGCGGCAAAATAACAGTCGGTCCTGTCACGATGAATAACCCGCCAATGACGAACGAAACAGCCCAAGAGAGTCCGGCAACATAATGGGCAGCTAATGATCCTAACAGCCATGCGATAAAAGCACCTACTGAAACGATACGTAATACCGAATGTCTAAGACCGCGAATTTCACGGAAATCAAGATTCAAACTTCCTTCAAACAATATAATGGCAACTGCAATAGAAACCATTGGACCAAACATATCTCCGAAGTCTTCCTTTGGATTCAGAATCCCCAAAAAAGGACCTACTAGCAATCCAACTAAAGACATTAGCACGATAGCAGGAAAACGGTAGCGCCATGCTACCCATTGTGAAGCTATACCTAACGTAATCGTTAGCATAAGTAAAAATAATAGCGAGTCCAGCATTCGTCTACTCCTTTAAATTCAAAGTACAATAATCGTATGTATAATAAGGGGCACTAGATGACTTTTTCCTACATCTTCATTGTCCCTCACAAGTTCGTAATTTACTCAACAGGTTTATGAACCTTTTAATAAATTATACATGTTTCAAGAATTACGTCACTTATTTTATCCTGTTCGATACAAAAAAAGCTATCATTTCCACTTAAATTTTTTGTGACTTTTTTATTACAGTGATTGTCGCGCTGTTTATACCGATTCGTCACTTATTTCGGGGAATGAGCTTAAATATGTGGTGAATAGCCCTTAATCCCAACTTATTTCGGTGATCCAGCTCAAATATGTTGTGAATAGCCCTCCATCTCGCATTGAAACAAAAATACCACAGTGAATCAACACTGCGGTATCAACTGAGATTTATCTCAATTTTAATTTTGACTTTTTAATGGAAAGGTTCTTTGGATTCATTCCGTTTCCTAGTGAACCAAATAAATTGCCTTTGTGCGGATCAATGAACTCTTTGTCCTTATAATACACACGCGGTGTAATAAACAGTGCGACCAGTGCTTTACCAAATGGCATTTCGTGATACCGCTCCGGCCATTTTTGTTTGATTTGCTCTTTAACCAATGGATAAAATTTTGGGCTCATTCCTGGGAACAAATGATGCTCCGTGTGGTATGAGAAGTTAAAGTGCAATACATCCACCCATTTAGGTGTCGTGACCGTTAGGCTGTTTGCTAATGGGTCATTCACAGGTACAAGTGGGTTTAGACGGTGATTGGTTGAAATGTATGCCATGACAATAAAGTTTGCGATCAGGAGAGGCAATAGAAAAGCAAAGAACCACTTTCCAAATCCAATCCATACAAGTAATCCAATCCAAGTTGCCCAAGGTAAGACCGCTTCTAACCAAACACTTGGCTGCTTTTTCGGATTAAACTCCTTCACATATACCGTAAACATCTTCATTGAATGCAAAGTAAACGTTACGGCAAGTGATGCGAAGCTTGCAATTGCTCTAATCCAGAACGGTACGCGATACATCCAACGCATGAGACGACTTTCCTTAAACTTCTGCATACTTGGCCAAGCATCTGGATCATTTTCCTCGTCCTGAGTATGAACATGGTGCGTAAGGTTATGCCATTTACGCCATAATTTCGGTCCTGTCGTCAATGGCCAAAACGCAATTGCTCCAAGTAAATCACGTAACCAAGGCTTTCGTACAACGGTTCCATGTAGAATTTCGTGTCCTAGGAAACCCATTCCTGCAAAGCTAGATCCTAGGATGAAGCTCAGCAAAAGATTGATCCAAATATTCGTGTCAAAGAAGATGATCGTGACAAAGCTTGCAATGATTATGAGAAAATAAGCCAAACCGCCAAATAATCTTGAAGGGACAGGCTTGAATGCTTGCTTAGGTAAGTGTGGTGCAATTCGTGCTGCATACCACCCAAATGAATGAAATTCTTTCATCTCAACAATCCTCTCTTCTGTTGTAACTTCTTTACTGATGTCCTGATAATACATGCATCGAACAAGTTTTTATATTAAACACATTCGAAGCAAAAAATAATCTCTGTATATTGCTTTATTAAAGCTAACAGTGTTCGCATGAGCTTGTCAATCAATACTTATTACCAGCTACTAATATTAGATACTATTTTATCACCTCTACCCTTGTCTATACATGAAAATTATTCTTTCGGAAAGAACTAATATAGGTCGAATTATTTTTTTAGTTTCACTTTTATAGTATAGGAGGATTCTCATGTCCAGAGCGATGCAATTCCCACATTTTCCAGAGCCGATATGGCAATCAAACATCCAAACACCTCAATTTGATGCTTTAAGGGAACACAAAACCGTTGATATCGCCATTATTGGTGCAGGAATTACAGGCATTACAACTGCCTATTTTCTGCTAAAGGCTGGATTTACTGTTGCCCTCATAGATGCTGGGAAAGTAATGAGTGGTACGACAGGTCATACGACAGCGAAATTAACTGCTCAACATGATCTCATATATGACGAATTGATACATCATATCGGTAAGGACCAAGCCAAGTTATATTATGAAGCGAATCAAGAGGCTATTGAATACATAGCTCAGTTAATCACAGAACATGGTGTCGATTGTGGTTTCTCAAGAGAACGGGCAACTCTTTATGCTACAGATCCATCCTCTCATCAGAAATTGAAAAAAGAATTTGAAGCTTATGAGAAGCTAGGTATTCCTGGCAAGCTATCAAATGAAATCCCTTTTAACATAAATATCGAATCAGCCTTAGTCATGGACAATCAGGCTCAATTCCATCCTTTACAGTACTTATTGTTTCTCGTAAATGAAATAAAGAATGCCGGTGGATCCATATATGAAAACACAACTGCGATTGATATTCAGACCGATGCAAAGCCGGTCGTTGTAACTCGAGAAGGTTGGAAAATCACGTGTGATAACGTCATTACAAGTACTCACTTTCCATTTTTCGATGGGAAAGGTTTTTATTTTACGAGAATGCATGCAGAAAAATCATATGTACTAGCAATTAAACCAAGCAAGGAGTATCCGGGTGGTATGTATTTGAGTACAGATCAACCGAAGCGCTCACTTCGTTCTGCCACCATCAACGGTGAGCAATATGTCTTGGTTGGAGGTGAAAGCCATAAAACCGGACAAGGCATTAATACGATGAAACACTATGAAGCTTTATATCAATGGGCAGAATCAACAATCGGTATTAAGAATGCTGCTTTTAGATGGTCCACACAGGACTTAGTTACGATAGATAACATCCCTTACATTGGACCGATTAGTTCAAACCATGACAATATCTTTGTTGCAACAGGGTATCGAAAATGGGGGATGACAACGAGTGTGGTAGCTGCCTCTATACTAAGGGACCTCATCACCAAAACCGATAATCCTTATTGTAAAATATTTACCCCATCGCGTTTCATAGCAGATCCAGGGGTGAAAGATTTTATCGTCCAGAATGCAGATGTAGCTGGCCATTTTATTGCTGGAAAGGTCGGTCTGAAAGAAAAGCGTATAGAAGAGATGTCATCTGATGAAGGTGCAGTGGTCAAAGTAAAAGGGAAACGAACGGGTGCCTATAAGGATGAAAATGGCTACATTCACCTTGTCGACACAACGTGTACCCATTTAGGTTGTGAATGCGAGTGGAATAGTGGCGACAGAACATGGGACTGCCCTTGCCATGGATCACGTTTTTCTTATGATGGATCTGTCATTGAAGGTCCAGCAAATCGTCCCCTTAAAAAAGTCTCACCTGAGAATAATTCGTAAGTCCTTCCATAAAAGGATTATTTCTTACTTAATAGGGTATTAGTATAGATAGAATTTACTACAAATCGGAGGTTATCCTGTGAAACAAGTATCTAGCGTATTTTGGATTTCTATCGTTATCGCAGTCATCTTTGTCCTTTGGGGAGCCATCCTACCTCAGCATCTGATTGACACTATGAGTGTTACCCAGTCTTTCTTTATGAAAAGCTTTGGCTGGTTTTATCAATTATCTGCTACATTTTTTCTCGTCTTTTCACTTTTCTTGATTTTCAGCCGGTATGGAAAAATCAAATTAGGTAAAGACGAAGATAAACCTGAATTCAGTAGACCTACATGGTTTGCCATGTTGTTTAGTGCTGGAATGGGAATTGGTTTGTTGTTTTTTGGCGTATCTGAACCCATTGCTCACTTTACCAACCCTCCTATTGGAGAGGGTGGTACAAGTACCGCTGCAATAAGAGCATTGCAATATACGTATTTACATTGGGGGTTCCACGCTTGGGCCATTTACGCGATTGTGGCACTATCTCTTGCCTACTATAAGTTTAGAAAAGGCTATCCAGGTTTAATAAGTGCCACCTTATACCCAATATTAGGTGATAAAGTAAAAGGTCCAATCGGTAAAACCATTGATGTCATCGCAGTCATTGCCACGCTTTTCGGTGTAGCTGCATCATTAGGGTTAGGTGCAGCTCAAATTAACGCTGGTCTTAATTACCTGACGGGCATCCCAAATAATTTCACCGTTCAATCAATGATTGTATTAATTGTTACAGTCTTGTTCCTGATCTCAGCAGCCACAGGGATTAAACGAGGAATTAAATACTTAAGTAACGCCAACCTTGGTTTGGCTCTCATCTTGTTTATCGTGTTCATTATTTTAGCACCGACTGTATTCGTATTAAATTTGTTTACGACTACACTTGGAGGTTATGTACAAAACTTAGCCAGTATGGGCTTACGGTTAGCACCCTTCAACAAAGATAATGCCGAGTGGCTACAATCATGGACAATTTTCTATTGGGCTTGGTGGATTGCATGGGCACCATTTGTAGGTACGTTTATCGCCCGAGTATCTAGAGGACGAACCATTCGAGAATTCATTACAGCAGTCTTGATCATCCCTACCTTAGTTTGTGCTTTCTGGTTTGCGATCTTTGGAGGCACAGGCATTCACATGGAATTCAACCTAGGACTTGATGTATCAGGACAACCTTTAGAAACTGCATTATTCTTTGTATATGAACAGCTTCCATTCACAATGGTACTCGTCGTCGTTACATTGTTACTGATCTTGACGTTCTTCATTACATCTGCCGATTCGGCGACATTCGTACTGGGCATGCAAACGACGTACGGCAGTATTAATCCACCTAACGTTGTTAAGATCGTCTTAGGCTTGATCTTATCAGCCTCTGCCCTTGTATTGATGTATACCGGAGGATTAGCAGGATTCCAGTCCGCCATCATTATTAGTGCTTTTCCGCTCGGTGTCATTCTATTGTTCACTTCGTATGCGCTAGTGAAAGCCTTTAGTGCAGAACTAGCTCAAGAAAAAAGAGCAAAGAAAAAGATGAAGCCAGGTAAAATTCGAGCAACTATTAAAAGAAGCCGGGTTCGTCCAAAAAGAAGCTAAGACTTATTTATAAAAGTAAATATTTCTTTACATCTAGGATGACTCTTCAAAGAACAGTGCCTAAACACTTTCATGAGTCATCCTTTTCAATTCTTATTAAACAAGAAATTAGACCTATTTTTCTTACCATTTTCTCCACATCTTTATTACTAAAGTTGTGTCTTATCATGCGAGAAAAAAGGTGAATGAGGCTTTGGAAAAGAATTAAATCTATTAGAGTCCAAAAATCTGTTTATTTCATTTATGGTGTAGTCAACCATTTGTAAGAAAATCCTTAAATGACGAGGTTGTTTTATGTGGATTTTTGTTAAAGATATTTTGGTTAATGTACTTTTCATACTTTTCCCGACACTCTTTTACATCGTACTTCTGCGAGAAGATGAGCGCGTGCGGGGGAATCTTTTTGTGTCTAAATTTTTCTTCATTCTTTTGTTTTCAGTCATACTGACTATGACACTCCCCGCCGTTTACTCTACAGAATTTAGTTATGATCTCAGGATTATCCCGATTATCATTGCATTTATTTACGGTGGTATGAAACCGGGACTATCACTTACAGCCGTTATGCTTGGCTTAACCTATTTTCTCAATCCGACTATGTTCTTTCCGACGTTAGGGAATTATATCGTAGCTTCCGTCATTCTTATTTATTTACATAAGAAGTATCACAAACAAACCAATAAGAATAAGGTCATCATTTTATCTGTATTCTATTTACTGATAGCTGCTAGCAGGGGCATCTTCCTTCTTCAAGAAGGGTATACCTATCAATTTTCGATTAGTTTATTTCTATCATTTGTTACTTTAATTACATTAATTTCAGTGATTATGCTTATTGAGACATTACGAAAGCAAATTACTCTCCACCGAGAGCTTGAACACATTGAAAAAATGAATGCTATTAGTCAATTGGCCGCTTCAGTCGCCCATGAAATTCGTAATCCGATGACCACTGTTCGTGGATTCTTACAAATACTTAGTACGAGTAAAGATATACCTGAGACAGATCGATCTTTCATATCGATTTCTATTGAAGAGCTTGACCGAGCCCAAACAATCATCAACGAATACTTATCATTGTCTAAACCCCAAGAAAGTGCACTAGAAGTTGTCGATTTCTCGAAAGTCATCAATGATTCTATTCAAGTCATCTCAACTTATGCAATCATCAACAATGTAGAAATTTCTAAAGCGATTGATGAAGAAATCCGAATGAAGTGTTACAAGCATGAAATTCAGCAAGTGTTCATTAATATTATGAAAAACGGCATCGAATCGATGGACAGTAATGGTAGGATGCACGTTGCTGCAACAAGACAAAACAAATACGTGAAAATCATCATCCAAGATAATGGATGTGGCATACCGAAAGAACAATTAAAGAGCCTCGGTACACCATATCATTCAACAAAAGAACAAGGAACCGGCTTAGGACTCACTGTTAGCTATGAAATCATCAAACGAATGAATGGTTCTATTGACGTCCATAGTAAGGTCGGACAAGGCACAACTTTCACGATTCTCTTACCCACTACAGACTGACAAAAAGCCATCCGTCTAGCGCAACGGATGGCTTATTTTACTTTTTATATATGCATGTACCTAAATGATTGTCTTTGCCATGTTTACTTTCGGCGATATAGATCAAGCGTTTTATAACCTTCTGATAAAATTTGTACCATTTGTTTCGTTCGTTTAT
This Pseudalkalibacillus berkeleyi DNA region includes the following protein-coding sequences:
- a CDS encoding glycine betaine uptake BCCT transporter, with product MKQVSSVFWISIVIAVIFVLWGAILPQHLIDTMSVTQSFFMKSFGWFYQLSATFFLVFSLFLIFSRYGKIKLGKDEDKPEFSRPTWFAMLFSAGMGIGLLFFGVSEPIAHFTNPPIGEGGTSTAAIRALQYTYLHWGFHAWAIYAIVALSLAYYKFRKGYPGLISATLYPILGDKVKGPIGKTIDVIAVIATLFGVAASLGLGAAQINAGLNYLTGIPNNFTVQSMIVLIVTVLFLISAATGIKRGIKYLSNANLGLALILFIVFIILAPTVFVLNLFTTTLGGYVQNLASMGLRLAPFNKDNAEWLQSWTIFYWAWWIAWAPFVGTFIARVSRGRTIREFITAVLIIPTLVCAFWFAIFGGTGIHMEFNLGLDVSGQPLETALFFVYEQLPFTMVLVVVTLLLILTFFITSADSATFVLGMQTTYGSINPPNVVKIVLGLILSASALVLMYTGGLAGFQSAIIISAFPLGVILLFTSYALVKAFSAELAQEKRAKKKMKPGKIRATIKRSRVRPKRS
- a CDS encoding cation:proton antiporter, which encodes MLDSLLFLLMLTITLGIASQWVAWRYRFPAIVLMSLVGLLVGPFLGILNPKEDFGDMFGPMVSIAVAIILFEGSLNLDFREIRGLRHSVLRIVSVGAFIAWLLGSLAAHYVAGLSWAVSFVIGGLFIVTGPTVILPLLRQAKLKSRPATILKWEGIVVDPIGALLAVFAFEIIKFFSSEEVTATVLFFFFLGSVFAALFGWLCAKLVGWMFEQGYVAEFLKSPMVFTVVIACFTITDEIVHETGLLAVTVMGLVLANMHISSIDDMRNFKENISVLLISTIFIMLTASLSLETLLEILNWKIILFVVLMLFIVRPISIALSTIGTDLTLKEKILVGWIAPRGIVALTVSGYFASVLLNQGFEDAKLLIPLTFALVFATVVVHGFSIVPLAKKLDLAVEGKPGILIVGGSSFSTALAKSFEELNISTMVADSSWERLITARKAGVSSYHGEILSEHTEYHLDYTPYEQLIAMTEIDSYNALVCTNFVPEFGRNNLYQLCLHNDHIDDLEDLVHTIGGKILFKKGATWEELNKRVECGHVIRKTKLTEKYTYKQYLAERNDDTILLYIVKGGKVTFYFQEGEVNPEIGDLVVSLGPPNNGKEKPKPIVGSKL
- a CDS encoding isopenicillin N synthase family dioxygenase encodes the protein MTKPFIRTLNLKDYTHGDSQSRQAFSEEFAAGLKDIGFIILEGHGVDHKLIDKNYELWEKLFSMDTETKQKYEGIDGGQRGYTGFGKEHAKNRTVGDLKEFWHTGQELPHGHPLTSEYPSNVWPDEIPELRKNALNFYRELERVSRNMLEALAMHFDLRKDFFADMLKDGNSILRSIHYPKLDESMDPNAIRAAEHEDINLITLLVESTASGLELLTRDGEWMEVKAEKGQIIVDAGDMLSRITNEVIPATTHRVVNPVGENTSRYSMPFFVHPYSSCLLETIPATVTKDNPEKYPAITAGDFLYERLVEIGLIKA
- a CDS encoding fatty acid desaturase family protein, translated to MKEFHSFGWYAARIAPHLPKQAFKPVPSRLFGGLAYFLIIIASFVTIIFFDTNIWINLLLSFILGSSFAGMGFLGHEILHGTVVRKPWLRDLLGAIAFWPLTTGPKLWRKWHNLTHHVHTQDEENDPDAWPSMQKFKESRLMRWMYRVPFWIRAIASFASLAVTFTLHSMKMFTVYVKEFNPKKQPSVWLEAVLPWATWIGLLVWIGFGKWFFAFLLPLLIANFIVMAYISTNHRLNPLVPVNDPLANSLTVTTPKWVDVLHFNFSYHTEHHLFPGMSPKFYPLVKEQIKQKWPERYHEMPFGKALVALFITPRVYYKDKEFIDPHKGNLFGSLGNGMNPKNLSIKKSKLKLR
- the mscL gene encoding large conductance mechanosensitive channel protein MscL, with product MRFLYGLKEFLLRGNVVDMGIGIIIGTAFSKIVQSFVSDIVMPPIGLLLSSTDFSELYLNLSGTKYASLQDAQAAGAATINVGLFIETLIHFLIVAFAVYLFIIQVNKVRNVPIEQTRFTTCSYCYTTISSLASRCPNCTSNLNGTPSSNHDRMKVRFK
- a CDS encoding FAD-dependent oxidoreductase, which produces MSRAMQFPHFPEPIWQSNIQTPQFDALREHKTVDIAIIGAGITGITTAYFLLKAGFTVALIDAGKVMSGTTGHTTAKLTAQHDLIYDELIHHIGKDQAKLYYEANQEAIEYIAQLITEHGVDCGFSRERATLYATDPSSHQKLKKEFEAYEKLGIPGKLSNEIPFNINIESALVMDNQAQFHPLQYLLFLVNEIKNAGGSIYENTTAIDIQTDAKPVVVTREGWKITCDNVITSTHFPFFDGKGFYFTRMHAEKSYVLAIKPSKEYPGGMYLSTDQPKRSLRSATINGEQYVLVGGESHKTGQGINTMKHYEALYQWAESTIGIKNAAFRWSTQDLVTIDNIPYIGPISSNHDNIFVATGYRKWGMTTSVVAASILRDLITKTDNPYCKIFTPSRFIADPGVKDFIVQNADVAGHFIAGKVGLKEKRIEEMSSDEGAVVKVKGKRTGAYKDENGYIHLVDTTCTHLGCECEWNSGDRTWDCPCHGSRFSYDGSVIEGPANRPLKKVSPENNS
- a CDS encoding ATP-binding protein, with translation MSKFFFILLFSVILTMTLPAVYSTEFSYDLRIIPIIIAFIYGGMKPGLSLTAVMLGLTYFLNPTMFFPTLGNYIVASVILIYLHKKYHKQTNKNKVIILSVFYLLIAASRGIFLLQEGYTYQFSISLFLSFVTLITLISVIMLIETLRKQITLHRELEHIEKMNAISQLAASVAHEIRNPMTTVRGFLQILSTSKDIPETDRSFISISIEELDRAQTIINEYLSLSKPQESALEVVDFSKVINDSIQVISTYAIINNVEISKAIDEEIRMKCYKHEIQQVFINIMKNGIESMDSNGRMHVAATRQNKYVKIIIQDNGCGIPKEQLKSLGTPYHSTKEQGTGLGLTVSYEIIKRMNGSIDVHSKVGQGTTFTILLPTTD